The Pseudodesulfovibrio senegalensis genome contains the following window.
GCCCACGGTGTGCGTGAAGGCAGGAAAATCGGGATCTGGGGCGATTACGACGTGGACGGCATCACGTCAACGGCCGTGCTCAAGACGTTTTTTGCCGCCTGCGGCGTGCAGACCGAACACCACCTGCCCAACCGACTTGAGGAAGGGTACGGGTTGAACTCTGCGGGGATCGACGATCTGTTCGCGCAGGGTGTTGAACTGCTCATTACCGTGGACTGTGGTATCAGCGACGTGGCCCCGATTGCCCATGCCCGGGAAAAGGGAATGACCGTGGTGGTCACGGACCATCATCTGCCCGGCGAGACCTTGCCGGACGCCCATGCGGTCTGCGACCCGCGGCTGGACGATTCCTGTCCGCAAAGCCATGATCTGGCCGGGGTGGGCGTGGCCTTCATGCTGGTGGTGCGCCTGCGCCGCCTGCTGGAGTGCGACGACATCGACATCCGCACGCTGCTGGATTTTGTGGCGCTGGGAACCGTGGCGGACGTGGTGCCGCTCACGGGCCAGAACCGCATTCTGGTCAAGAACGGTTTGCTGTTCATCAAGGAGGCGGAGCGTCCGGGTATGGCGGCGTTGAAAATAGTCAGCGACTATGAGCGTCGCGCCGAACTGGGGGCCGGACAGATCGGCTTCAACCTTGCCCCCCGCATCAATGCGGCCGGAAGGCTGGGCGATCCGCAAAAGGCCCTTTCCATGCTGCTGGCGGAATCCGTGGACGAGGCCATGCCCTTTGCGCGTGAACTGGACATGGCCAACACCGAACGGCGCAGGCAGGAAGCGGAAATCGCGGAACAGGCCATGGAACAGGCCGAGCAGCAGTCGCACCGGCGTTCGCTGGTGCTCTATGCCGGGCACTGGCATCCGGGCATCATCGGCATCGTGGCTTCGCGGGTGGTGGAAAAGTATTACCGTCCCACGCTGATCCTGTGCGACGCCGGTGACGACGGAGTCATCAAGGGATCGGGCAGGAGTATTTCCGAGTTTGATCTGCACGGCGGTCTGACACGCGTGGCCGACATGTTGCTGACCTTCGGGGGGCATCGGCAGGCGGCCGGGCTTTCATTGCGCAAGGACGACCTTGAAACCCTGCGTGACCGATTCGAGGAAATCGTGGTGGAGGAAGTCGGACCGGAGCCGCTTGTGCCGTCCATCAAGGTGGACCGGTCACTGTCCTTTTCCGAGATCGATTACACTTTGCTGCGGGAATTGGAGATGTTGCAGCCGTTCGGGCTGGGCAACCCGGAGCCGGTGTTCATGTCGCCCCCGGCCGTGGTCAGGGATTGCCGGCTGTTCGGGCGGGAGCGCGAGCATGTGAAGCTTTCGCTGGCCGATGCTCAGAGCGGTGCCTGCCTTGCGGCCAAGGCCTGGCGCATGGGAGACAAGCTTACAAGGGATTGCAAGGGCAGCACCATGACTTTTGCCTTTACGCCCAAGATAGACCGGTTTACCGGTGTACCGCGTATCGAGTTGCGGGTTCGGGACTGGAACGAGTAGCCCTATTCGGCGCAGTCGACACAGAGGCGGGTCTCGGGCATTGCCAACAGCCGGGCCATGGGAATGGGCTCGTCACATTCCACACAGCGTCCGAAATCTTCATCCTCGTCCACATCTCTGAGGGCTTCTTCCAGCTTGCGCAGGCGTGTTTTGAGGTTGGAAAGCTGCTTTTTTGCCACGGACTGGTTCACGATGTTGTCCATTCGCGTGAGGCGTCCGAGGGACGCATCCGGGGCAATGGGTTCACATTGTTTTTCCAGCCGCGGTATTTCCGTCCGTATAATTTTCATTTCCTTGTGGACGGCTTCCTTGAACTGTTTTTTTTGTTTTTCGTCCATTTGTGATCTCGTTTTATCTGCTTATGGATCCGTAATTGGCGAAGAATGCCTCGGCGTGATCGCCCGGGGCCGCGGATCGTGTTTTTTTGTGAACCGGGAAAAAGAAAACGCCCGATAACGGGCATTCAGAGTTTGATCTTATCTGACTTTTTCAAAGAATGAAAGCCCACTCGCCGTTGAGCGGTATGGATATTTCCATGGTGTTGTGGGCTGCGCCCAAAGAGGGTGCGGGAATGACAACGTGTAAAAAGAAGAAAGAGTGATTGAAGATGGATATATCCAATATATTGAAACAATGGGGGATTGATTCCCTTTCCATTCGTTCGGACATATTTGTTCCGGGCAGTTCCGAGCGTTGCGTTCAGCGACATGTTCTGGAGGATGAAGATGGCGCGGTCTGGGTGCTGGAGCGGCTGTTTCCAAAGCAGCACGAACGCCGGGAACGCATCGGGCAGGCGCTGGAACGGTTGCGCGGGGCCGGATTGCCCGTGCTCTATTATCGGCGGTCTGCGCAGGGCGGTTTTGTGGCGCAGCTGGATGGCTACCATTGGCAGCTTGCGCCGCATGTGCCCGGAGACAGGTTGCCCCAGCCCGATTTTGTGGACGATGCGGAGCGTGGGCGCAGCCTCGGGGATTTTCTGGTGCGGCTGCACCGGGCCGGTGCGGCGGTCCATGAACTGGACGAAACACCGGATTTCGACCTGCCGGGATACGTGGACGAACTGCTGGAAACCGTGCGCACCCGCCAGCCCGGACTGCACGGTGCGCTGGTATCGGTGCGTCCGGCATTGACGCCGTTGTTCGAGGTGTGGGGCGATCTTCCCCGTTGCCTGTGCCATGGCGACTTCCATCCTTTGAACGTGATCTGGCGCGGCATGGACGTGGCTGCGGTCATCGATTGGGAGTTCGCGGGGCCGCGCCCGGTGCTGTATGACGCGGCCAACTGTCTGGGATGCGTGGGCATCGAAGACCCCGGCGCCCTCAATGCCGGGCTGGCTCCGGCCATGCTGGAATCCATGGGACAGGGCGGGATGCTGGACGGTGATGCCATGCGGTTTTTCCCGCACATGTTGCTGGGGATGCGCTTTGCGTGGATGTCCGAATGGCTGCGCCGCAACGACCGGGAAATGCAGAATCTTGAAAGCGACTACATGAACCTGTTGGCCCGCAATCTGGATGGGCTGTCGCGCATCTGGAGCCGATTTGGCAATTTTTGATTAATTTAGATTGACAAATGAGCCTCTTTTTCGCAACTTTGTTTTTCAAAGATTGACGAAAGCGGGGGCGAATTCATGATGCTGTTTTTTGCCGGGTGTGGCTTGGCACCCAAGGCAACAAGGCCGATCCGGGAGCCTGTGTTGTGCAACCTTGTGGGTTCGTGCGTGGCCGCCGGGTTCCCTTCACCCGCGGACGATTACATGGAGCGGCCGCTGGATCTGAACGAGCATCTGGTGCAACGGCCCGAGTCCACGTATTTCGTGCGCGTGACCGGCGATTCCATGATCGAAGCCGGAATTCACGACGGCGACCTGCTGGTGGTGGACCGTTCCCGCACGCCGGTGGCCGGGGATGTGGTCATCGCCTGTGTGGACGGGGAGTTCTTGGTCAAGCGTCTGGCCCGGAGCGCGGAAGGGCAGGTCGTGCTGCTGCCGGAGAATTCCGGGTATGCGCCCTTGGCCGTGCCGCCGGAAGCGGACTTTTCCCTGTGGGGCGTTGCCGTGCACGTCATTCATTCCCTGTAGGCTGTCATGGCCTCCCTGTTCGCGTTGGTGGACTGCAACTCGTTCTATGCCTCCTGCGAGCGCGTATTCCGTCCGGACCTGCAGTCGCGTCCCGTGGTCGTGCTTTCCAACAACGACGGATGCATCATCGCCCGTTCGGCCGAGGCCAAGGCCCTTGGCATCCCCATGGGCGCGCCATACTTCAAGCATCGAAATATGCTCCGGCGCAATGGGGTGGCCGTGTTTTCCTCCAACTACGCATTGTATGGCGATCTTTCCGCCCGGGTCATGAACGTGCTGGGGCGGTTTTCGCCGCGCATGGAAGTGTATTCCATTGACGAGGCGTTTCTGGAGCTTTCCGGTATGCCGGGTGGAGCGGAACGCCATGCCCGGCGTTTGCGGGCCACGGTGCTGCGCTGGACCGGCATCCCGGTTTCCGTGGGGTTGGGCAGCACGCGGACGCTGGCCAAGATCGCCAACCGGTTTGCCAAGCAACAGGAGCGTTGCCGCGGGGTATTTGATCTGGATAATTCGCTCCGGCCCGAGCTTGTGCTGAACAGCATGCCGGTGCGGGACATCTGGGGCATCGGCCGCCGCCATGCCCGGCGGCTGGAGGCGCACGGCG
Protein-coding sequences here:
- the recJ gene encoding single-stranded-DNA-specific exonuclease RecJ; the protein is MPCRWIMRSDEEVPSSVADFADKLEISPLIAEILWSRGLHSREEMDRFLSPGLANLMDPTLIPGLEQAAQVVAHGVREGRKIGIWGDYDVDGITSTAVLKTFFAACGVQTEHHLPNRLEEGYGLNSAGIDDLFAQGVELLITVDCGISDVAPIAHAREKGMTVVVTDHHLPGETLPDAHAVCDPRLDDSCPQSHDLAGVGVAFMLVVRLRRLLECDDIDIRTLLDFVALGTVADVVPLTGQNRILVKNGLLFIKEAERPGMAALKIVSDYERRAELGAGQIGFNLAPRINAAGRLGDPQKALSMLLAESVDEAMPFARELDMANTERRRQEAEIAEQAMEQAEQQSHRRSLVLYAGHWHPGIIGIVASRVVEKYYRPTLILCDAGDDGVIKGSGRSISEFDLHGGLTRVADMLLTFGGHRQAAGLSLRKDDLETLRDRFEEIVVEEVGPEPLVPSIKVDRSLSFSEIDYTLLRELEMLQPFGLGNPEPVFMSPPAVVRDCRLFGREREHVKLSLADAQSGACLAAKAWRMGDKLTRDCKGSTMTFAFTPKIDRFTGVPRIELRVRDWNE
- a CDS encoding TraR/DksA family transcriptional regulator encodes the protein MDEKQKKQFKEAVHKEMKIIRTEIPRLEKQCEPIAPDASLGRLTRMDNIVNQSVAKKQLSNLKTRLRKLEEALRDVDEDEDFGRCVECDEPIPMARLLAMPETRLCVDCAE
- a CDS encoding phosphotransferase enzyme family protein; translated protein: MDISNILKQWGIDSLSIRSDIFVPGSSERCVQRHVLEDEDGAVWVLERLFPKQHERRERIGQALERLRGAGLPVLYYRRSAQGGFVAQLDGYHWQLAPHVPGDRLPQPDFVDDAERGRSLGDFLVRLHRAGAAVHELDETPDFDLPGYVDELLETVRTRQPGLHGALVSVRPALTPLFEVWGDLPRCLCHGDFHPLNVIWRGMDVAAVIDWEFAGPRPVLYDAANCLGCVGIEDPGALNAGLAPAMLESMGQGGMLDGDAMRFFPHMLLGMRFAWMSEWLRRNDREMQNLESDYMNLLARNLDGLSRIWSRFGNF
- a CDS encoding LexA family protein, coding for MMLFFAGCGLAPKATRPIREPVLCNLVGSCVAAGFPSPADDYMERPLDLNEHLVQRPESTYFVRVTGDSMIEAGIHDGDLLVVDRSRTPVAGDVVIACVDGEFLVKRLARSAEGQVVLLPENSGYAPLAVPPEADFSLWGVAVHVIHSL